The segment AGATCGAAAGAATTGCTGAAGCGAGGTGCAAGGCCATCTTCATCCATGCGTTTATGGATGCGTGGGACCTCGACGTGACGCGTTTGAAGAAATGTTGCACCAGCTATGTCCTGCCCGATGGCAGGATCATGCCCGGTTGCTCTTACAACAATCTTTACCGGCACAAGGACAAGCGTTTCTTTCCGCTTGCCTCGCCGGTTGTGCCGGAGCCAATCCGCGTCAACGGTAATTCCATCTCAACGCCGGATAAAAGTTAAGGAAGCTGATCCTTGAACACATCAGATTTAACGAACGAATTGAGGGAATTAATCCTCCGCTCGGCGCCGGATCCAAACCAAGCTGCTGCTGTTGAATCCTGCGGCGCAGATGAGCCTTTGGATACATTGATTCCTTTCTCCTCCGTTATCGTTCTGGGACTCATCATCGCCGTCGAGGATCGTTATGAGGTCAAAGTGACCCGCAAAGCCTTCGTGGATGCGCTTGCCGGTGGAGCAACACTGAACAAACTAGCCACGATGGTCAGAGAACTTAAAGCAACATCGGATGAAAATTGATATCATCCATCCAGCTCATTACCGCGACGATGGCACAGTGGTTCAAGCCAAGGGCTGGATCGACCGTCTGGGTGCTTACCTTCCTCATTTGGGTCCGCCGTTGTTGGCCGCATTGACCCCAGACCGTCATGAAGTCCGACTGACGGAGGAATATCTCGAGGACATAGATTTTGAAAGCGATGCGGATGTGGTGGCCCTTTCCGGTCAGATCATGCAGTTTGATCGCTGCAAGGATATCTCTGCAAAATTCCGCGCTCGTGGAAAAAAGACCGTGCTCGGTGGATATCTTCCTTCAATGCTGCCGGATCGAGTGGAAGGGTTTTTCGATGCCATTGTCCTGGGAGAAGGCGACGAAATCTGGCCGGAAATCTTGAATGACATCGAACAGGGAAAACTGAAGAAACGCTATCAATCCACTCGATCGGTCGATATCAGCAACCTGCCAATCCCCCGCTATGACTTGATCAAGAAAGATCGTTTGGTGGTTTATCCGGTTCAAGCCACGCGCGGCTGCCCGTTTACCTGTAACTACTGCTCCATTGCCGCCGTGCATCAGGGGGCGCATCGTAAACGTCCCGTCGAGCAGATCCTCCGTGACATCGACGCCACCGGTAGCCGCAACATCAACATCTGCGACGATAACCTATGTGAAGACATCCGCTTTGCTGACCGACTTTTCACTGCCATGGCCGGAAGCCCAGTCCGCTGGGGAACGCAAACCACCATCAATGTCGCCCGGCATCCCGGATTGCTGCAAAAAGCACGGGCGTCTGGCTGCACCCTCATGGCGCTCGGCGTGGAAACATTTTCCGTAAAGAACCTCGAGGACGTAAACAAGACCTTTCACGCCGTCGACAAATATGCCGAAGGATTCCGCCGCATCATGGATGCCGGCATCAGCCCTCATGCGCTTATCATTTTCGGACTGCCAGACGATAAGCCCGATACTTTTAAGAAAACGGTCGATTACCTGGAAAATCTTAAAGTGCCGGTTGCTCAAATTTTTATTCTCACCCCTTATCCCGGCACGCCGATGGGAGATCGGATTCATCGAACGGGAAATGTTTTTGATCAGGAACTCAGTCATCTTCGCGAGCCCTACGTGGTCTTTAAACCCGACGTGCTGACACCAGACCAGCTCAAGGAAGGCTGGTGGGGCGCCTTGGAACAATTCTATTCCCTCCGTTCCATCTTCAAGCGCATCATCATGCGTCGGACTCCAAATAATCTTTTGGTCAATCTTGCTACAAATCTTTACTACTGGTCAAAAGTAAAACGTGGCATTCATCCAGTCTACTTCGGGTTCTAAACCGTGCTCTCGAAACCTCTCAATATATCCAGGCAATAGGATGTGCTATCTCGTCGCCTCAACAATAGTTGAAAGCATCGCCCCAGTGCAGGAAAGCGATCCGGAGCTTTGGCGTCAGATTCGTCGATATAATCTGCCAGTCCAGTTGGCTTTGACTGCCGCTCATGAAACCGCGAAGACCGCTGAAAATCCAGCGAGCGCTGCCTTGTTCTCGTTGGCTCCATGCCAATCTGGCTCCCTGGATTTGCATCGCTGGACGCGCCTCGCGGCAACTGCCGGGCAGGACGGGCATATCGGCCATCTCCGGGTCAATCCAACCCACACCCTCCATGCCGTAGATAATCTGGCTCTATCCGCTTTCGCCATCATGCATCGCAATCATGAACACTGCCTTGGATTGGGCGGTGCTGCAGGCCAGGCCTGGTGCGGACTGGAAGCCTTGCACGAGCGCCTCAGGGATGGAAACGAAACCGAAGCATTTTTGATCGCCGGAGATCAGGCAGATGACCAGGGCACAACCGGCTCGGGTATTGCCCTGCTCTTCTCCAAAAGTCCAAAACCTTATGTTCCACTCGGACGTTTGGTAAAGCTGGTCGCGGTGCAACGGGTTCGCCTGGACACACCAGCCGCACTGGAACCCCATGCTGCGGCAGGCCTGATTTCTCTTGTTGCTGTTATTGGCAACCACAAAACCGGCCGGCTCTCCTACACCGTTCCTTCGAATCACGGCAACGGCATGGACTTGATAACTGTCGAGATGGAGTTCTCACGATCATGATTGCGAACCGCGTTTTCATCACCGGCACAGGCGCTATCTCTGCATTGGGAACGAGCACCGACGCGTTGTGGAACGGGCTTCTCTCGAGTCGCAGCGGTGTGCGAAGTCTTCCTCGATTTGTTGTCGCCGGGCTGCCCATGACAACCGGCGGTGAAGTGGATGCAGCGTCCCATGATCAGATTAACCGTGATGAAGTCATCGCGGGCCTTGTTATCGATGAGGCTCTCTCAGTTGCCGGTTTGCAATCTGATTCAGTCGGATTCGTATGGGCAACCGGCCTGGATACCTTTCAAATCGGCTCGGAGGGGCTCGCTCTTCGTTCTGCAGGAGCTTGTTTCAATGCTCTTGCCCGGAGGTTCTGCGCACCTCGACGCATGATTGCTACCGCATGTGCGTCGGGCACCCAGGCCATTGGTGAAGCATTCCAAATTTTACGACGCGGACACTGCGACGCCATTGTCGCTGGCGGCTCAAGCGTCATGCTCACCCCGTTCTATTTGATTGGCTTCGCTGGTCTGCAGGCAATCGCTGTGGATCAACCAGGAGAAGATCCGGTTACTGCCTGTCGCCCTTTCGACAAGCGGCGCCGAGGATTTGCTCTGGGAGATGGAGCAGGAGCGCTGGTTCTGGAGACTCTCGCTTCAGCCCGAAAACGCGGCGCGACTTTGCTGGCTGAAATCACCGGATTCGGCACCAGCCAGGACGCCTTTGATTTGAACCGCCCTCCTGAAAATGGTGCC is part of the Pedosphaera parvula Ellin514 genome and harbors:
- a CDS encoding beta-ketoacyl-[acyl-carrier-protein] synthase family protein — translated: MIANRVFITGTGAISALGTSTDALWNGLLSSRSGVRSLPRFVVAGLPMTTGGEVDAASHDQINRDEVIAGLVIDEALSVAGLQSDSVGFVWATGLDTFQIGSEGLALRSAGACFNALARRFCAPRRMIATACASGTQAIGEAFQILRRGHCDAIVAGGSSVMLTPFYLIGFAGLQAIAVDQPGEDPVTACRPFDKRRRGFALGDGAGALVLETLASARKRGATLLAEITGFGTSQDAFDLNRPPENGAGAELSMRRALEDACLRPADIGAINAHGTGTFAGDLAEAAALRSLFGNNRVPVSSVKGAIGHTMAAAGALEAIVALKTCTTGIIPPTVNLTEPGEGCELHHVIGKPISAAAQTVLSVSFGMGGQNAALILANVSS
- a CDS encoding B12-binding domain-containing radical SAM protein codes for the protein MKIDIIHPAHYRDDGTVVQAKGWIDRLGAYLPHLGPPLLAALTPDRHEVRLTEEYLEDIDFESDADVVALSGQIMQFDRCKDISAKFRARGKKTVLGGYLPSMLPDRVEGFFDAIVLGEGDEIWPEILNDIEQGKLKKRYQSTRSVDISNLPIPRYDLIKKDRLVVYPVQATRGCPFTCNYCSIAAVHQGAHRKRPVEQILRDIDATGSRNINICDDNLCEDIRFADRLFTAMAGSPVRWGTQTTINVARHPGLLQKARASGCTLMALGVETFSVKNLEDVNKTFHAVDKYAEGFRRIMDAGISPHALIIFGLPDDKPDTFKKTVDYLENLKVPVAQIFILTPYPGTPMGDRIHRTGNVFDQELSHLREPYVVFKPDVLTPDQLKEGWWGALEQFYSLRSIFKRIIMRRTPNNLLVNLATNLYYWSKVKRGIHPVYFGF